One Aphidius gifuensis isolate YNYX2018 linkage group LG3, ASM1490517v1, whole genome shotgun sequence DNA window includes the following coding sequences:
- the LOC122852882 gene encoding glucose-induced degradation protein 4 homolog: MPVKVEVVPPLPANSKQPGVTKSLLYNGSRFQGSQKSKGNSYDVEVVLQHVDEENSYLCGYLKIKGLTEEFPTLTTFFDGEIISKKYPFLTRKWDADEDVDKKHWSKFESFCQYAKSFNSDTFDYEALKDTDFVFMRWKEHFLVPDHTIKDISGASFAGFYYICFDKSTASIEGYYYHRSSEWYQSLNLRHVPEHSIQIYEFR; the protein is encoded by the exons atgccGGTTAAAGTTGAAGTTGTACCACCATTACCAGCAAATTCAAAACAACCTGGTGTTACTAAATCATTGCTTTATAATGGTTCAAGATTTCAGGGATCACAAAAATCCAAGGGTAACAGTTATGACGTTGAAGTTGTTTTACAG catgttgatgaagaaaatagcTATCTTTGTGGTTATCTTAAAATAAAAGGTTTAACTGAAGAATTTCCGACATTGACAACATTTTTTGATGgtgaaataatatcaaaaaaatatccatttCTCACGAGAAAGTGGGACGCTGATGAggatgttgataaaaaacattgg aGTAAATTTGAGTCATTTTGTCAGTATGcaaaatcatttaattctGATACATTTGATTATGAGGCATTAAAAGATACtgattttgtatttatgaGATGGAAAGAACATTTTTTAGTTCCTGATCATACAATTAAAGACATAAGTGGTGCATCATTTGctggtttttattatatttgttttgataaatcaacagcatcaattgagggttattattatcatcgtaGTTCTGaatg gtATCAATCATTAAATCTTAGACATGTACCAGAACACAGTATacaaatatatgaatttagatga